A single region of the Thermoleophilum album genome encodes:
- a CDS encoding HpcH/HpaI aldolase/citrate lyase family protein, producing MRNPRAFFQPLAIGAPEPLREIPFKPSRMIHFFDPSNEKMASKLPELARKCDILLGNLEDAIPADRKEAAREGLIKLAKEVDFGDCALWTRINSLDSPWVLDDLLRLVSEIGDRLEVIMVPKVEGAWDIHYIDRLLAQLEAKHGLERPILVHAILETSLGVTNVEEIATASPRMQGMSFGPADLAASRRMKTTRVGGGHPAYRVIEDPDPDNPDAPRATAQQDPWHYSIARMVDACTSAGILPFYGPYGDIRDTVGCEHQFRAAFLLGCVGAWSLHPVQIDIAKKVFSPPVEEVKFAKKVLEAIPDGRGVHMIDGKMQDDATWKQCKVMVSLAEMLARKDPELAELYGFEHLKQGEPVANA from the coding sequence ATGCGAAACCCGAGAGCGTTCTTCCAGCCGCTCGCCATCGGAGCGCCCGAGCCGCTGCGCGAGATTCCTTTCAAGCCCTCGCGCATGATCCACTTCTTCGACCCCTCGAACGAGAAGATGGCCTCGAAGTTGCCTGAGCTGGCGCGCAAGTGCGACATCTTGCTTGGCAACCTCGAGGACGCGATTCCCGCCGATCGCAAAGAGGCGGCGCGCGAGGGACTGATCAAGCTCGCCAAGGAGGTCGACTTCGGCGACTGTGCGCTGTGGACGCGCATCAACTCGCTCGACAGCCCTTGGGTGCTCGACGACCTTTTGCGGCTGGTCAGCGAGATCGGCGATCGCCTCGAAGTGATCATGGTTCCCAAGGTCGAGGGCGCTTGGGACATCCACTACATCGATCGGTTGCTCGCCCAGCTCGAGGCCAAGCACGGGCTGGAGCGGCCGATCCTCGTCCACGCCATTCTCGAGACCTCGCTCGGCGTCACCAACGTCGAGGAGATCGCGACCGCCAGCCCGCGCATGCAGGGCATGAGCTTCGGTCCCGCCGACCTTGCCGCGTCGCGGCGGATGAAGACGACGCGCGTCGGCGGCGGCCATCCCGCCTACCGGGTGATCGAGGACCCCGACCCGGACAACCCGGACGCGCCGCGCGCCACTGCCCAGCAGGACCCATGGCACTACTCGATCGCGCGGATGGTCGACGCCTGCACGTCCGCCGGCATCCTGCCCTTCTACGGCCCTTACGGCGACATCCGCGACACGGTCGGCTGCGAGCACCAGTTCCGCGCCGCCTTCCTGCTCGGTTGTGTCGGCGCGTGGTCGCTGCACCCGGTGCAGATCGACATCGCCAAGAAGGTGTTCAGCCCCCCGGTCGAGGAAGTGAAGTTCGCGAAGAAGGTGCTGGAAGCGATCCCGGACGGGCGGGGCGTCCACATGATCGACGGCAAGATGCAGGACGACGCCACCTGGAAGCAGTGCAAGGTGATGGTCTCGCTTGCCGAGATGCTCGCGCGCAAGGACCCAGAACTAGCCGAGCTCTACGGCTTCGAGCACCTCAAGCAGGGCGAGCCTGTCGCCAACGCCTAG
- a CDS encoding MaoC family dehydratase: MSETDTKQLETDQAAREASGARPYGRYLEDFEVGAVYKHWPAKTVTEADDHLFCLLTMNHHPLHINDEYAKRSQQGRNVVVGPYVYSLALGMSVADVSGKAIANLATEELSHPNPVFHGDTLYAESEVLEVRPSKSKPDRGVVKVHTRVFKQDGTLVCEFKRAVLVPRREPASS, from the coding sequence ATGAGCGAAACCGACACCAAGCAGCTCGAGACCGACCAGGCCGCGCGTGAGGCGTCGGGCGCGCGCCCCTACGGCCGCTACCTAGAGGACTTCGAGGTCGGCGCCGTGTACAAGCACTGGCCCGCCAAGACTGTCACCGAGGCAGACGATCACCTCTTCTGCCTGCTGACGATGAACCACCACCCCCTGCACATCAACGACGAATACGCCAAGCGCTCGCAGCAGGGGCGGAACGTGGTGGTGGGGCCGTACGTCTACTCGCTCGCGCTCGGCATGTCGGTCGCAGACGTTTCGGGCAAAGCGATCGCCAACCTCGCGACCGAGGAGCTGTCGCACCCGAACCCGGTCTTTCACGGCGACACGCTCTACGCCGAGTCCGAGGTGCTCGAGGTACGGCCGTCGAAGTCGAAGCCCGATCGCGGGGTGGTCAAGGTGCACACCCGCGTTTTCAAGCAGGACGGGACTCTGGTCTGCGAGTTCAAGCGGGCCGTCCTCGTACCGCGCCGCGAGCCGGCGTCGTCCTGA
- a CDS encoding CAP domain-containing protein — MRSRARWTLLLTAATVSALALSAAYVASGERSTSGPATAEAATPRYPLLNGFNAARRLAGSPPLRVLRVLNRSSRRAAGVMATAQSFRHVGPPHRPRMRVRGEIIGFRYGWHRGRAAARWVLTQWLRSPTHRGVITYRRFRYVGAARVHGYLNGRRATFWVAHFGG, encoded by the coding sequence ATGCGCTCCCGTGCGAGATGGACCCTGCTCCTCACCGCCGCAACCGTTTCGGCGCTGGCGCTGTCAGCGGCGTACGTGGCGAGCGGCGAGCGGAGCACGTCCGGACCGGCCACGGCCGAGGCGGCAACGCCGCGCTACCCGCTTTTGAACGGCTTCAACGCAGCTCGCCGCCTGGCCGGCAGCCCGCCGCTGCGCGTTCTGCGCGTGCTGAATCGCTCGAGCCGCCGCGCAGCAGGTGTGATGGCCACTGCCCAGTCGTTTCGGCACGTCGGTCCGCCGCACCGGCCACGGATGCGCGTGCGCGGTGAGATCATCGGCTTCCGTTACGGCTGGCACCGGGGCAGAGCTGCCGCCCGCTGGGTGCTGACGCAGTGGCTGCGGTCGCCGACGCACCGCGGCGTCATCACCTACCGTCGCTTCCGCTACGTCGGCGCTGCACGCGTCCACGGCTACCTGAACGGCCGACGCGCGACGTTCTGGGTCGCCCACTTCGGCGGCTAG
- a CDS encoding sugar transferase, with amino-acid sequence MARDLRKAPDVCRTSLVSRTSATRHVARSTHADPHRGFQLAKRALDIAVAAAVLLVAAPVIAAAAVAIAAESGFPVLYRSRRVGRYGREFSMLKLRKMHVGVGGPPLTVADDERLTRVGRIISRLKIDELPQLWNVIRGDMSLVGPRPQSPEFVASHHGAYEEILRVRPGITGLSQVAFAREDRVLCDAEPLVQYLERILPQKLQMDRMYVRTCSLGIDLRILFWTFVTVCLRIPVAVDRTSGRMRVRWRLRQRVALDKSLVRRIADGPSPALEAERAYERAA; translated from the coding sequence ATGGCGCGTGATCTGCGCAAAGCCCCCGACGTGTGCCGTACATCGCTCGTTAGCCGCACCAGTGCCACGAGGCACGTCGCACGCTCGACGCACGCCGACCCGCACCGCGGCTTCCAGCTCGCTAAGCGGGCGCTCGACATCGCCGTGGCAGCGGCTGTGCTGCTCGTCGCCGCTCCGGTGATCGCTGCTGCAGCCGTGGCTATTGCCGCCGAATCTGGCTTCCCCGTCCTCTACCGCTCGCGTCGGGTAGGGCGCTACGGCCGCGAGTTCTCGATGCTGAAACTGCGCAAGATGCACGTCGGGGTCGGAGGGCCACCACTCACCGTCGCCGACGACGAGCGCTTGACGCGTGTCGGACGCATCATCTCTCGCCTGAAGATCGACGAGCTGCCTCAGCTGTGGAACGTGATCCGTGGGGACATGTCGCTAGTTGGGCCGCGCCCCCAGAGCCCCGAGTTCGTCGCTAGCCATCATGGGGCGTACGAGGAGATCCTGCGGGTACGCCCCGGAATCACCGGGCTCTCGCAAGTTGCGTTCGCGCGCGAGGACCGGGTGCTGTGCGACGCCGAGCCGCTGGTTCAGTACCTCGAGCGGATCCTGCCCCAGAAGCTCCAGATGGATCGCATGTACGTCAGGACGTGCTCGCTCGGGATCGACCTACGGATTCTGTTTTGGACGTTCGTGACCGTGTGTCTGCGAATTCCGGTAGCTGTCGATAGGACGAGTGGTCGGATGCGAGTCCGTTGGCGGCTACGCCAGCGGGTTGCGCTCGACAAGAGCCTGGTCCGCCGAATCGCCGACGGCCCATCGCCAGCGCTAGAAGCCGAGCGCGCCTACGAGCGAGCTGCTTAG